A window of the Desulfovibrio sp. UIB00 genome harbors these coding sequences:
- a CDS encoding chemotaxis protein, which translates to MNRKSVACLFVLLLAAVGGLGGCGPKDIGAGSSIESDSQPQGVSVEDQLRYPVYGSNNTQRMLYYQNRPDVMTNMQQWRMQQFRRMNGLDTDVSPEDPQYRSVPKQRSPFRQ; encoded by the coding sequence ATGAACAGAAAGTCCGTTGCCTGCCTTTTTGTACTACTGCTGGCCGCCGTTGGCGGGCTGGGCGGTTGCGGCCCCAAGGACATCGGCGCGGGTTCCTCCATCGAGAGCGATTCGCAGCCCCAGGGCGTGAGCGTGGAAGATCAGTTGCGCTACCCCGTGTACGGGTCGAACAACACCCAGCGCATGCTCTATTATCAAAACCGCCCCGATGTCATGACCAACATGCAGCAGTGGCGCATGCAGCAGTTTCGCCGCATGAACGGTCTTGATACGGACGTAAGCCCAGAAGACCCGCAATACAGGTCTGTGCCCAAACAGCGCAGCCCGTTCAGGCAGTAA
- a CDS encoding phosphatidylserine decarboxylase family protein, with product MRAPNSGITPEGWPCIGLTALSALVFACMGWWLLAVIFLALCWFSMHFFRDPERVVPQGEGLAVSPADGKVIRIEERPDPFTDEPKLCISIFMNVFSVHVNRAPVAGIVEGIRYFPGAFVNAAFDKASTHNERCAYSMRDADGNPWTMVQIAGLIARRIVCRVDEGDALARGERYGMIRFGSRVDLYLPQGYVAATRIGEQVFAGQSVVARAK from the coding sequence ATGCGTGCACCCAATAGCGGCATCACCCCCGAAGGTTGGCCTTGTATCGGCCTTACCGCGCTCAGCGCGTTGGTTTTTGCCTGCATGGGCTGGTGGCTTCTGGCCGTGATTTTTCTGGCCCTTTGCTGGTTCAGCATGCACTTTTTCCGCGATCCCGAGCGGGTGGTGCCACAGGGCGAGGGGCTTGCCGTAAGCCCTGCGGACGGCAAGGTTATCCGCATTGAGGAGCGCCCCGACCCCTTCACCGATGAACCCAAGCTGTGCATCAGCATTTTTATGAACGTGTTCAGCGTGCACGTGAACCGCGCGCCCGTAGCGGGAATAGTTGAAGGCATCCGCTATTTCCCCGGCGCGTTTGTCAATGCCGCTTTTGACAAGGCCTCCACGCACAACGAGCGCTGCGCCTACAGCATGCGCGATGCGGACGGCAACCCCTGGACCATGGTGCAGATTGCCGGGCTTATCGCCCGCCGTATTGTCTGCCGCGTTGACGAAGGCGACGCCCTTGCACGTGGGGAGCGCTACGGCATGATCCGCTTTGGTTCGCGAGTTGACCTTTACCTTCCTCAGGGATATGTTGCGGCCACGCGCATCGGCGAACAGGTCTTCGCCGGGCAGAGCGTGGTGGCCAGAGCGAAGTAG
- the pssA gene encoding CDP-diacylglycerol--serine O-phosphatidyltransferase, protein MAPEVKKPRKGVYLLPNMITTLSMFLGFLSMVWAVQGRFESACFAILLSAVMDGLDGKVARLTNTASEFGVQYDSLSDLVAFGIAPAMLMWQWELSALGRMGLAAAFIYAACGALRLARFNVSTAAVGKRFFIGLPIPAGGCTVVTFVFCAAHFPAIMASALPYMTLFLAIGVGVLMVSKVRYFSFKEYDFLRAHPIRSMLFFLLVLGTVISFPRVMGFVLCAVYIIGGVVYTFVILPRRNRQLLRALSPQSD, encoded by the coding sequence ATGGCCCCGGAAGTTAAAAAGCCGCGCAAAGGAGTATACCTCCTGCCGAACATGATCACGACGTTGAGCATGTTTCTCGGCTTTTTGTCTATGGTCTGGGCCGTGCAGGGACGTTTTGAGTCGGCCTGCTTCGCCATCCTGCTCTCTGCCGTCATGGACGGCCTGGACGGCAAGGTTGCCCGCCTCACCAATACTGCCAGCGAGTTCGGCGTTCAGTACGATTCGCTTTCCGATCTTGTGGCCTTTGGCATTGCCCCAGCCATGCTCATGTGGCAGTGGGAGCTTTCGGCCCTTGGACGTATGGGGCTTGCCGCCGCCTTCATTTACGCTGCCTGCGGCGCTTTGCGTCTTGCTCGCTTCAATGTGAGCACCGCTGCTGTGGGCAAGCGCTTTTTCATCGGTCTGCCCATTCCTGCGGGCGGCTGCACTGTTGTTACCTTTGTTTTTTGCGCCGCGCATTTCCCTGCTATCATGGCTTCGGCCCTGCCCTACATGACCCTTTTTCTTGCCATTGGCGTTGGGGTTTTGATGGTCAGCAAGGTGCGCTATTTTTCCTTTAAGGAATACGATTTCCTGCGCGCCCATCCCATCCGCAGCATGCTTTTCTTCCTGCTTGTGCTCGGAACGGTCATTTCCTTTCCGCGCGTCATGGGATTTGTGCTTTGCGCCGTCTACATCATTGGCGGCGTTGTCTACACCTTCGTCATCCTTCCCCGCCGCAATCGTCAGCTACTACGCGCCCTATCGCCCCAGAGCGATTGA
- a CDS encoding 2-isopropylmalate synthase, with translation MNNRVYFFDTTLRDGEQSPGATMNLQEKLRVAHQLEVLGVDIMEAGFPASSPGDFESVQRIASQAGDIQVAGLARCVPNDIDRCWEAVKVAKNPRIHVFLSTSPLHMKHKLRKDPEDVLKMIVEGVKRCATYTSNVEFSLEDFSRTEGDFACRVVEAAIKAGASTINLPDTVGYAEPQEYAALLDHVIKNTPNSDKAIFSVHCHNDLGLAVANTLAAFRVGVRQAEVTLCGIGERAGNAALEEVVMNLRVRHDYYQLEHNIVTEQLYPSCRLLSMTIGQPIANNKAIVGANAFAHESGIHQDGMLKNRETYEIMTPQSVGRTESNLVIGKHSGRNAVRNKFESMGYKLDDEQLNLVFEAVKQLADRKKTLHDDDLMALVQEEVYRMPDLFRLRHVSVQSSDAGGVPPTAAVIMDIKGIESSGAGFGVGPVDALFNVIADMVGRQPELEQYAINAITGGTDAQGEVTVRLREGEVSAVGRGTHPDIFVASARAYVNALNHLFKKEQEGPRLHCQHD, from the coding sequence ATGAACAACCGCGTCTATTTTTTCGATACCACCTTGCGCGATGGCGAGCAGTCGCCCGGCGCCACCATGAACTTGCAGGAAAAGCTGCGTGTAGCCCACCAGCTTGAAGTGCTCGGCGTGGACATTATGGAAGCGGGCTTTCCCGCCTCCAGCCCCGGCGATTTCGAGTCAGTGCAGCGCATTGCCTCACAGGCTGGCGACATTCAGGTGGCGGGCCTTGCCCGTTGCGTCCCCAATGACATTGATCGTTGCTGGGAAGCCGTCAAAGTGGCTAAAAATCCCCGCATCCATGTCTTTTTGTCCACCTCTCCCCTGCACATGAAGCACAAGCTGCGCAAAGATCCCGAGGACGTTCTTAAGATGATCGTCGAGGGCGTCAAACGCTGCGCCACATATACCAGCAACGTGGAATTTTCCCTCGAGGATTTTTCGCGTACCGAAGGCGATTTTGCCTGCCGCGTGGTCGAGGCCGCCATTAAGGCCGGGGCCAGCACCATCAATTTGCCCGATACCGTGGGCTATGCCGAGCCGCAGGAATACGCCGCGCTGCTTGACCACGTCATCAAAAACACGCCCAACAGCGACAAGGCCATCTTCAGCGTGCACTGCCACAACGACCTCGGCCTTGCCGTGGCCAACACGCTTGCCGCCTTCCGCGTTGGCGTGCGCCAGGCAGAGGTTACGCTGTGCGGTATCGGCGAGCGCGCCGGTAACGCCGCCCTTGAAGAAGTGGTCATGAATCTGCGTGTGCGCCACGACTATTACCAGCTTGAGCACAACATCGTCACCGAGCAGCTTTATCCTTCGTGCCGCCTGCTTTCCATGACCATCGGCCAGCCCATTGCCAACAACAAGGCTATTGTGGGTGCCAACGCCTTTGCGCACGAGTCGGGCATCCATCAGGACGGCATGCTCAAGAACCGCGAAACTTACGAAATCATGACGCCTCAGTCTGTGGGCCGCACCGAGAGCAATCTTGTGATTGGCAAGCACTCTGGCCGCAACGCCGTGCGCAACAAGTTTGAGAGCATGGGCTACAAGCTGGACGATGAGCAGCTCAACCTCGTGTTTGAAGCTGTGAAGCAGCTGGCTGACCGCAAGAAAACCCTGCACGACGATGACCTCATGGCTCTTGTACAGGAAGAAGTCTACCGCATGCCCGATCTTTTCCGCCTGCGCCATGTGAGCGTGCAGAGCTCCGATGCGGGCGGCGTGCCGCCCACGGCTGCCGTCATCATGGACATTAAGGGGATTGAGAGCAGCGGCGCTGGTTTTGGCGTTGGCCCTGTGGACGCCCTGTTCAACGTGATCGCCGACATGGTGGGTCGCCAGCCCGAGCTTGAGCAGTACGCCATCAACGCCATCACCGGCGGCACCGATGCCCAGGGCGAAGTGACCGTGCGCCTGCGCGAGGGTGAAGTGAGCGCCGTGGGACGCGGTACCCATCCGGATATTTTTGTTGCCAGTGCACGTGCGTACGTCAACGCCCTTAACCACCTGTTCAAGAAGGAGCAGGAAGGGCCGAGGCTGCACTGCCAGCACGATTAA